In one Pseudomonas sp. SG20056 genomic region, the following are encoded:
- a CDS encoding lysozyme inhibitor LprI family protein, protein MKAIYFLLFFFSAAAFGAEESDPCNTQGGGVMAGHMCVTQKNKLADEQLNIEYKKAIKRTEEEETALRQNWPNTELVSLFRSAQRAWLKFRDAECEFIGISSTPSPWQGVQVEECKLRMTIERTEYFKSVHSG, encoded by the coding sequence TTGAAAGCAATTTACTTTTTACTTTTCTTCTTTTCAGCAGCAGCCTTTGGCGCTGAGGAAAGTGACCCTTGCAATACTCAGGGCGGTGGAGTCATGGCAGGGCATATGTGTGTAACTCAAAAGAACAAACTCGCTGACGAACAATTGAATATAGAATACAAAAAAGCCATAAAAAGAACCGAAGAAGAAGAAACTGCATTACGCCAGAACTGGCCAAACACCGAACTTGTTAGCTTATTTCGTTCAGCTCAAAGGGCTTGGCTTAAATTTAGAGATGCCGAGTGTGAATTCATAGGAATATCATCCACCCCATCTCCTTGGCAGGGCGTCCAAGTAGAGGAATGTAAGCTAAGAATGACTATTGAGCGAACAGAGTATTTTAAAAGTGTTCACTCAGGCTAA
- a CDS encoding MFS transporter, which produces MLNIRIGNSLFTYLAMAFITMAGLSYINFLPGLVNALAGAIGFSDVEAGQIISLNGYGGLLGTTAAIFLVSRIRWQPAVFICLAVLALMDIASSRIDTYEAMLGWRFVAGFFGGFSLGIAFAVLARLNNPDRAFGCLLFIQFSVGALVIYLLPLLENFTNAHAVFYVMAGLALLSLLFVLRVANIPLNNASSEPGILFSGKYHHAFLLLLAIMLYQVAASAIWAYVGLIGLAAGLAAEPVSVYIAATGLLGLLGAMAPMLIGKRHGRLPWLLLGVAISAIAALLLIFAARPVLYVLAMVMLFIAWPAVQSYLLAVTAGLDASGKLATTAAVVSFAGLATGPLLASGLVGSGSYLFMLVICALIFLLSGFVLFKPVRTQEMREISMAR; this is translated from the coding sequence ATGTTGAATATACGCATCGGTAACTCTCTGTTTACCTACCTGGCCATGGCATTTATTACCATGGCCGGACTTTCCTATATTAATTTTCTGCCGGGTTTGGTTAATGCGCTCGCCGGCGCTATTGGCTTCTCTGATGTGGAAGCGGGGCAGATCATTTCGCTCAACGGTTATGGTGGATTGCTCGGCACTACGGCAGCAATTTTTCTGGTGAGCCGAATTCGTTGGCAGCCTGCAGTTTTTATATGTTTGGCAGTGCTGGCATTGATGGATATAGCCAGCTCCCGAATTGATACCTATGAAGCAATGCTGGGCTGGCGCTTTGTGGCCGGTTTTTTTGGCGGTTTTAGCCTGGGTATTGCCTTTGCTGTACTGGCTCGTTTGAACAACCCTGACCGGGCGTTTGGCTGTTTGTTATTTATCCAGTTCAGTGTGGGTGCGCTGGTTATTTATCTGTTGCCACTCCTTGAGAACTTCACCAATGCTCATGCCGTTTTTTATGTGATGGCCGGTTTGGCGTTGTTGAGTTTGTTGTTTGTCCTGCGAGTGGCAAACATCCCGCTCAATAACGCCTCAAGTGAGCCAGGCATCTTGTTCTCCGGTAAGTATCACCATGCCTTTCTACTGCTACTGGCAATCATGCTTTATCAAGTGGCTGCCAGTGCGATCTGGGCTTATGTCGGGCTGATTGGGCTGGCAGCGGGTCTCGCTGCTGAGCCGGTCAGTGTCTACATCGCAGCCACTGGGTTGTTAGGCCTGCTTGGTGCGATGGCACCGATGTTGATTGGCAAACGCCATGGCCGTTTGCCCTGGTTGCTACTCGGCGTCGCGATCTCGGCAATCGCAGCGTTGCTGCTGATCTTTGCGGCACGCCCTGTTCTTTATGTGCTGGCAATGGTGATGTTGTTTATCGCCTGGCCCGCTGTGCAGTCTTACTTGTTGGCTGTTACTGCTGGGCTGGACGCCAGTGGAAAACTGGCAACAACAGCGGCCGTTGTTTCGTTTGCCGGTTTGGCGACAGGTCCATTACTGGCATCGGGGCTGGTTGGAAGCGGCAGTTATTTATTCATGCTGGTTATTTGTGCCCTGATATTTCTATTGAGCGGCTTTGTTTTGTTTAAGCCGGTGCGCACTCAGGAGATGCGCGAGATTTCAATGGCACGATGA
- a CDS encoding transporter substrate-binding domain-containing protein, translating into MWRMMASGVLALMMMPCLAAPPVQICLGDSNEWPPYTYWQRSDGEVDRSRLTGSASTLVLEILQRLQLPYDVHYMPWARVQQELADFAEKGRCELTWDASYNAERAAYAYYSAQLYETRLGLFYSAQRFAEVPLPALLQNLQPYRVCGVIGYNYQPYGVGEPIKRFPSIQQNLDMLQRQRCDFFPSEIEPLYGGLALGIYQGHEQLRHVPLVASKAFFLLVSKGSPRGESLVREFDRQLEQLQASGEAQQIFQRFTPDGLR; encoded by the coding sequence ATGTGGCGAATGATGGCGAGTGGAGTATTGGCGCTGATGATGATGCCCTGCCTGGCCGCGCCGCCAGTGCAGATCTGCCTGGGCGACAGCAACGAGTGGCCGCCCTACACCTATTGGCAGCGCAGCGATGGCGAGGTGGACCGCAGCCGTCTGACGGGTTCGGCAAGTACCCTGGTGCTGGAGATTCTGCAGCGTTTGCAGTTGCCTTATGACGTGCACTACATGCCCTGGGCGCGGGTGCAGCAGGAACTGGCGGACTTCGCTGAAAAGGGCCGCTGCGAGCTGACCTGGGATGCCAGCTACAACGCCGAGCGCGCCGCCTATGCCTATTACAGCGCGCAGCTGTATGAAACGCGTCTCGGGCTGTTCTACTCCGCCCAGCGCTTTGCCGAAGTGCCGCTGCCAGCCTTGCTGCAGAACCTGCAGCCCTACCGGGTGTGCGGAGTAATCGGCTACAACTACCAGCCCTACGGTGTGGGTGAGCCGATCAAGCGTTTCCCTAGCATCCAGCAGAATCTGGACATGTTGCAGCGTCAGCGTTGCGACTTTTTCCCCAGTGAGATCGAGCCGTTGTATGGCGGTTTGGCGTTGGGTATCTATCAGGGCCATGAGCAGCTGCGCCATGTGCCACTGGTCGCCAGTAAGGCGTTCTTTCTACTGGTCAGCAAGGGCTCGCCGCGCGGTGAAAGTCTGGTCAGAGAATTTGATCGGCAGCTCGAACAGTTGCAGGCCAGTGGTGAGGCGCAGCAGATATTTCAGCGCTTTACCCCGGATGGCCTGAGATAG
- a CDS encoding M20 family peptidase codes for MKRLVLLLLIILLGLVAVVVGRTLLLPAAAYNSAPVSLPEGLDGQRAAESLAAAIRLPTLSHQVGAPASQLAASDAAFVGLREWLVQRYPQVTASTEPLATGSPSILLRWPGKDAQLPAALLMAHQDVVPVAPGTEELWTHPPFSGAIADGFVWGRGAIDSKGSMVAILEAVETLIAQGFQPQRDVLLAFGHDEEIGGHQGNRRIAAQLQEQGKRLAWVSDEGGFVVRGQIPGVSQDVAVVGIAEKGYVSLTLTASAQGGHSSQPPAFAETAIGRLSQALQRVGDAPFQRGFDGPTGDLLASFTPAQAFGYRLIFANLWLFGPLVEQQLAASPAGAAQLQTSLSPTLLRAGIKENVLPPSARATLNLRIHPRDSIDSVAAHVRNAVADEQIQVKVMPGGREPSAVSDVRGEAYQQFAEVIRQSFSNTLVSPNLTVGGTDSRYYEPLTDNVFRFSPLLMEREDLPRMHGTNERVAIDTLANASGFYYRLLQSLAD; via the coding sequence ATGAAACGTCTGGTACTGCTTTTACTGATCATCCTGCTCGGCCTGGTGGCCGTGGTGGTCGGCCGCACTTTGCTATTGCCGGCTGCCGCATACAACAGCGCGCCGGTCAGCCTGCCTGAAGGGCTGGATGGCCAACGCGCCGCCGAGAGCCTGGCGGCAGCGATTCGCCTGCCGACCCTGTCGCATCAGGTCGGCGCGCCGGCCAGCCAACTGGCGGCCAGCGATGCAGCATTTGTCGGCCTGCGCGAATGGCTGGTGCAGCGTTACCCACAGGTCACCGCCAGCACCGAGCCGCTCGCCACCGGCAGCCCGAGCATCCTGCTGCGCTGGCCGGGCAAGGATGCGCAATTGCCCGCTGCCCTGCTGATGGCACATCAGGATGTGGTGCCCGTCGCGCCTGGCACCGAAGAGCTGTGGACTCACCCACCATTCTCCGGGGCGATTGCAGATGGCTTTGTCTGGGGCCGTGGCGCCATCGACAGCAAAGGATCGATGGTGGCCATTCTCGAAGCGGTGGAAACCCTGATCGCCCAGGGCTTCCAGCCACAACGCGACGTGCTGCTGGCCTTCGGGCACGATGAAGAAATCGGCGGCCATCAGGGCAACCGGCGCATCGCCGCGCAGTTGCAGGAACAGGGCAAACGCCTGGCCTGGGTCAGCGATGAAGGCGGCTTTGTGGTGCGCGGGCAGATCCCCGGCGTCAGCCAGGATGTCGCCGTGGTCGGTATCGCGGAAAAGGGCTACGTCAGCCTGACCCTCACCGCCAGCGCCCAGGGTGGCCACTCCTCGCAGCCGCCAGCCTTTGCTGAAACCGCCATCGGCCGCTTGAGCCAGGCCCTGCAACGGGTCGGCGACGCACCCTTCCAGCGTGGTTTCGACGGCCCCACTGGCGACCTGCTGGCCAGCTTTACCCCGGCGCAAGCCTTCGGTTACCGGTTGATCTTCGCCAACCTCTGGCTGTTTGGCCCGCTGGTGGAACAACAACTGGCCGCCTCGCCAGCCGGTGCCGCGCAGCTGCAAACCTCGCTGTCGCCCACCCTGCTGCGCGCCGGCATCAAGGAAAACGTCCTGCCGCCCAGCGCCCGCGCCACCCTCAACCTGCGCATCCATCCGCGCGACAGCATCGACAGCGTGGCCGCCCACGTGCGCAATGCCGTGGCGGATGAGCAGATTCAGGTCAAAGTCATGCCCGGCGGGCGCGAGCCCTCGGCGGTATCCGATGTCAGGGGCGAGGCCTATCAGCAGTTCGCCGAGGTGATCCGCCAGAGCTTCAGCAACACCCTGGTCAGCCCCAACCTCACCGTCGGCGGCACCGACTCGCGTTACTACGAGCCGCTCACCGACAACGTCTTCCGCTTCAGCCCCCTGCTGATGGAGCGCGAAGACCTGCCACGCATGCACGGCACCAACGAGCGCGTGGCGATCGATACGTTGGCCAATGCCAGCGGCTTCTACTACCGGCTGCTGCAGAGCCTGGCGGACTGA
- a CDS encoding DUF2059 domain-containing protein, translated as MKNMKFALGLCLAFATSAYGGEKHDLVLEMLEVTNAKQNHELIVDAYIKQLAGNPVAQTPGFEKYFREAMAWEALVGPTTKIYEESYTVNELKAITEFFSSPIGKSFIAKAPEVNEKTTVVLVENMQKALRHLTPPQ; from the coding sequence ATGAAAAACATGAAGTTTGCACTCGGACTATGCTTAGCATTTGCTACCTCTGCTTACGGGGGTGAAAAGCATGACTTAGTATTAGAGATGTTAGAGGTAACAAACGCCAAGCAGAACCATGAGTTAATAGTTGATGCTTACATAAAACAGCTTGCCGGAAACCCAGTAGCACAAACACCTGGATTTGAAAAATATTTTAGGGAGGCCATGGCCTGGGAGGCGCTAGTTGGACCTACAACAAAAATATACGAAGAGTCCTACACGGTGAACGAACTCAAAGCTATCACTGAATTTTTTTCCTCTCCAATTGGGAAATCATTTATAGCTAAAGCGCCAGAGGTGAATGAAAAAACCACTGTTGTTCTTGTAGAAAACATGCAAAAAGCATTAAGGCATCTCACGCCTCCGCAGTAG
- a CDS encoding lysozyme inhibitor LprI family protein produces MYRLLAAGLLAFSIEAYAEPEKNIDCTNAFSTQDIEQCASISLENTEKELNLTYKKLVNSLSQPNTEYDNYTEYRRHLLTAQRAWIKFREADCAAQYEMHRSGTIRNSIYLACKEERAKQRIKELTNYAPY; encoded by the coding sequence ATGTACCGCTTACTAGCTGCCGGCCTACTAGCCTTCTCTATTGAGGCATACGCAGAACCTGAAAAAAACATTGACTGCACCAATGCATTCTCAACGCAAGACATTGAGCAGTGCGCATCTATCTCTCTCGAAAATACAGAGAAAGAGCTGAATTTAACGTATAAGAAATTGGTGAATAGTCTTTCCCAACCAAACACTGAATATGACAACTACACAGAATACAGAAGACATCTATTAACCGCTCAAAGGGCATGGATTAAATTCAGAGAAGCGGACTGCGCCGCTCAATACGAAATGCACAGATCAGGCACTATTCGCAACAGTATCTATCTAGCCTGCAAAGAAGAGCGCGCCAAACAGCGAATAAAGGAGCTTACAAACTATGCTCCGTACTAG
- a CDS encoding DUF3144 domain-containing protein, whose amino-acid sequence MVQEVDNAFYERADAHIHLSNGQITEEIGKGKVSASNMYATARFNAWVSACGWNSGQEMAEAKQETLEYFVREFRKMLEENLDDYIENFESYMQPES is encoded by the coding sequence ATCGTGCAAGAAGTAGACAACGCGTTTTATGAGCGAGCTGATGCACATATTCACTTATCTAACGGCCAGATAACTGAAGAGATTGGCAAGGGAAAAGTAAGCGCATCAAATATGTATGCTACCGCTAGGTTTAATGCTTGGGTTAGCGCGTGCGGCTGGAATAGCGGACAAGAAATGGCCGAAGCCAAGCAGGAAACTCTTGAATATTTTGTTCGCGAGTTTCGTAAAATGCTTGAAGAAAATCTTGATGATTACATCGAAAATTTTGAATCATATATGCAGCCCGAGTCGTGA
- a CDS encoding penicillin acylase family protein, translating to MKRTLTALALIVAASAAGAYWYIDSKQPQRAGELALSGLQAPVTVDYDERGVPHIQAQNEADMYRALGYVHAQDRLFQMEILRRLARGELAEVLGSKLVDTDRLFRTLGIREHADRYAAKLDLNAPASKALLAYLDGVNQYQANHPAPIEFDVLGIEKRPFNVADTLSVAGYMAYSFAAAFRTEPVLTHIRDQLGADYLKAFDLDWHPQGVVGQHLAAGDWQDLNAIAELSHAALLDAGLPQFEGSNAWAISGSRTASGKPLLAGDPHIRFAVPSVWYEANLSYPGFSLYGHHQALNPVASLGHNNAFAWSITMFQNDDLDLIAEKTNPDNPNQVWYRGQWVELQSREELISVKDAEPVRLTIRRSPHGPIINSALGETVGSTPIAMWWAFLETENPILDGFYQLNRAATLEQARVAAEHIEAPGLNVVWANATGDIGWWAAAKLPRRPAGVNPSFILDGSNGEADKDGYYPFSANPQEENPARGYILSANYQPVSPTGMEVPGYYNLADRGQRLDERLRDDSVKWDVHNSQALQLEPGTGYPQRLLAPLADDLRAAATGSEEQALVEQLLSWDGQHQVENTAATLFNQLVYQLAREAMADELSEVFFANLLQTRVLDSALPRLAADASSPWWDKRGSDAVESRADTVKAAWQASLAHLRSTLGEDSAKWAWGSAHTLTHGHPLGQQKPLDKLFNVGAFAAPGGHETPNNLSQPVGPAPWSVVYGPSTRRLIDLADAGSALGINPVGQSGVLFDQHYKDQAERYIRGEYVPMHLDAEAIKANSRSQLILHP from the coding sequence ATGAAACGCACCCTGACTGCCCTTGCCCTGATTGTGGCCGCCAGCGCCGCCGGCGCTTACTGGTATATCGACAGCAAGCAGCCGCAACGCGCCGGCGAGCTGGCACTGAGCGGCTTGCAAGCGCCGGTCACGGTGGATTACGACGAGCGCGGTGTGCCGCATATCCAGGCACAGAACGAAGCCGATATGTACCGCGCGCTGGGCTATGTGCATGCACAGGACCGTCTGTTTCAGATGGAAATCCTCCGCCGCCTGGCCCGTGGCGAGCTGGCCGAGGTGCTCGGCAGCAAACTGGTCGACACCGACCGCCTGTTCCGCACCCTGGGCATCCGCGAACACGCCGACCGTTACGCCGCCAAGCTGGACCTGAATGCCCCGGCCAGCAAAGCGCTGCTGGCTTATCTGGATGGCGTCAACCAGTATCAGGCCAACCACCCGGCACCGATCGAGTTCGATGTGCTGGGCATTGAAAAACGCCCGTTCAATGTCGCCGACACCCTCAGCGTCGCCGGCTATATGGCCTACAGCTTTGCTGCCGCCTTCCGCACCGAGCCGGTGCTGACGCACATCCGCGATCAGCTGGGCGCCGATTACCTCAAGGCCTTTGACCTCGACTGGCACCCGCAGGGCGTGGTCGGTCAGCACCTCGCCGCTGGCGACTGGCAGGACCTCAATGCCATCGCCGAGCTGAGCCATGCCGCGCTGCTGGACGCCGGCCTGCCACAGTTCGAGGGCAGCAACGCCTGGGCGATCTCCGGCAGCCGCACCGCCAGCGGCAAGCCGCTGCTGGCCGGCGACCCGCATATCCGTTTTGCCGTGCCGTCGGTGTGGTACGAAGCCAACCTGAGTTACCCCGGTTTCAGCCTGTACGGCCATCACCAGGCGCTCAACCCGGTGGCCTCGCTGGGGCATAACAACGCTTTCGCCTGGAGCATCACCATGTTCCAGAACGACGACCTCGACCTGATCGCCGAGAAAACCAACCCGGACAACCCCAACCAGGTCTGGTATCGCGGTCAGTGGGTCGAGCTGCAAAGCCGTGAGGAGCTGATCAGCGTCAAGGATGCCGAACCGGTACGCCTGACCATCCGCCGCTCGCCGCACGGCCCGATCATCAACAGCGCCCTGGGTGAAACCGTCGGCAGCACGCCGATTGCCATGTGGTGGGCCTTCCTCGAGACCGAAAACCCGATCCTCGATGGCTTCTATCAGCTCAACCGCGCCGCCACGCTGGAGCAAGCCCGCGTCGCCGCCGAGCACATCGAAGCGCCGGGGCTGAATGTGGTGTGGGCCAACGCCACGGGCGATATCGGCTGGTGGGCGGCGGCGAAACTGCCGCGCCGCCCGGCCGGGGTGAACCCCAGCTTTATCCTCGATGGCAGTAACGGCGAGGCGGACAAAGACGGCTACTACCCGTTCAGCGCCAACCCGCAGGAGGAGAACCCCGCGCGCGGCTATATCCTCTCCGCCAACTACCAGCCCGTGTCACCGACCGGCATGGAAGTGCCGGGCTACTACAACCTGGCCGATCGCGGCCAGCGCCTGGACGAACGCCTGCGCGACGACAGCGTGAAGTGGGACGTGCACAACAGCCAGGCCCTGCAACTGGAGCCCGGCACTGGCTACCCGCAACGCCTACTCGCGCCGCTGGCGGATGATCTGCGGGCTGCCGCCACTGGCAGCGAAGAGCAGGCGCTGGTCGAGCAGCTGCTGAGCTGGGATGGCCAGCATCAGGTCGAGAACACCGCCGCCACATTGTTCAACCAGCTGGTTTACCAGTTGGCACGCGAAGCCATGGCCGATGAGCTGAGCGAAGTCTTCTTCGCCAACCTGCTGCAAACCCGCGTGCTCGACAGCGCCCTGCCGCGTCTGGCCGCCGATGCCAGTTCACCCTGGTGGGACAAGCGCGGCAGCGATGCCGTGGAAAGCCGCGCCGACACCGTCAAGGCCGCCTGGCAGGCCAGCCTCGCTCACCTGCGCAGCACCCTCGGTGAAGACAGCGCGAAATGGGCCTGGGGCAGCGCGCACACCCTCACCCACGGCCACCCGCTGGGCCAGCAGAAGCCGCTGGATAAACTGTTCAACGTTGGCGCCTTTGCCGCGCCGGGCGGCCATGAAACACCAAACAACCTCTCGCAACCGGTCGGCCCAGCGCCCTGGTCGGTGGTGTACGGCCCCTCGACCCGCCGCCTGATCGACCTGGCCGATGCCGGCAGCGCCCTGGGCATCAACCCGGTGGGCCAGAGCGGCGTGCTGTTTGATCAGCACTACAAGGACCAGGCCGAACGTTATATTCGTGGCGAATACGTGCCGATGCACCTGGATGCCGAGGCGATCAAAGCCAACAGCCGCAGCCAGCTGATCCTGCACCCATAA
- a CDS encoding AraC family transcriptional regulator, which translates to MQHDPHNSIASALTHSSTLRRLLYEALAALGLDPTDTYRQAYQGVVLAPPLLNAREDHDNAPRFWGALAGISGDDDIGLHLGERMQPRPMDVVGYLLLASRDLGQALESFVRFQHILSGGFAVRLELEGEQARLIFDLNYRGVGSLRQQMECLALLLQKMLASVNDGGFALDAVEFRHPAPRRLSEHRRLFGLLPRFAQAHDALIFPRAWLSRPSRSANPRLFAVLWAQAEVELAELEENQLLNRVRYWLEVNLGVQLCDLPRCATALGYSVSGLQRALTEQQQSFRQLHDEVRRLRAQTLLDSGLAIREVARACGFAELSPFYRAFKRWQGATPVGFRRQSVVGITASD; encoded by the coding sequence ATGCAACACGATCCGCACAACAGCATCGCCAGCGCGCTGACCCATTCCTCTACCCTGCGCCGCCTGCTTTATGAGGCCCTGGCAGCGCTGGGCCTGGACCCAACCGACACCTATCGCCAGGCCTATCAGGGCGTGGTGCTGGCGCCGCCGCTGCTCAATGCCCGTGAGGACCACGACAATGCGCCGCGCTTCTGGGGTGCGCTGGCCGGCATCAGTGGTGATGACGATATCGGCCTGCACCTGGGCGAGCGGATGCAACCACGGCCGATGGATGTGGTGGGTTACCTGCTGCTGGCCAGCCGCGATCTGGGCCAGGCGCTGGAGAGTTTTGTGCGCTTTCAGCACATCCTTTCCGGCGGATTTGCCGTGCGCCTGGAGCTGGAAGGCGAGCAGGCGCGCCTGATCTTCGACCTCAATTACCGTGGCGTCGGCTCGTTGCGCCAGCAGATGGAGTGCCTGGCGCTGTTGCTGCAGAAGATGCTCGCCAGCGTCAACGACGGCGGCTTTGCGCTCGACGCTGTGGAGTTTCGCCACCCGGCCCCACGTCGGCTGAGTGAGCATCGCCGGCTGTTTGGCCTGCTGCCGCGCTTTGCCCAGGCGCATGATGCGCTGATCTTCCCGCGCGCCTGGCTCAGCCGGCCCTCGCGCAGCGCCAACCCGCGGCTGTTCGCGGTGCTCTGGGCACAGGCGGAAGTGGAGCTGGCCGAGCTGGAAGAAAACCAGCTGCTCAATCGCGTGCGCTACTGGCTGGAGGTCAACCTGGGTGTGCAGCTGTGCGACCTGCCGCGCTGCGCCACCGCGCTGGGTTATAGCGTCAGCGGGCTGCAGCGGGCGTTGACCGAACAGCAGCAGAGTTTTCGCCAGCTGCATGATGAAGTGCGTCGCCTGCGTGCACAGACCCTGCTCGACAGCGGCCTGGCCATCCGTGAAGTGGCGCGCGCCTGCGGCTTTGCCGAGCTGTCGCCGTTCTACCGCGCGTTCAAGCGCTGGCAGGGCGCGACGCCAGTGGGCTTTCGCCGACAGTCGGTTGTGGGCATAACGGCGTCAGACTGA
- a CDS encoding DUF1493 family protein, protein MDIEEIYNFLEKSQGVSKGKLTPEADLCYDLGIDGDDFFELMEDFSSRYNVSMNNYCWYFHHNEEGLNFGALFSPAPYQQVNRIPITPEILLLAATNKIWPIIYPEHKISSRRTESLINKIFITILLGLTVICIVSEFA, encoded by the coding sequence ATGGATATCGAAGAAATCTACAATTTCCTTGAAAAAAGCCAAGGAGTAAGCAAAGGCAAACTTACTCCAGAAGCTGATCTATGCTATGACCTTGGCATAGACGGAGATGATTTCTTTGAGTTAATGGAAGATTTTTCATCAAGATACAACGTTTCCATGAACAACTACTGCTGGTATTTTCACCACAATGAAGAGGGGTTAAATTTCGGCGCTCTATTCTCGCCAGCACCATATCAGCAGGTTAACCGCATACCGATCACCCCAGAAATACTACTGCTTGCCGCCACAAATAAAATATGGCCAATAATTTATCCAGAGCACAAAATCAGTAGTCGGCGCACCGAGAGCTTAATAAATAAAATATTCATAACCATATTATTAGGCCTTACTGTCATATGCATAGTGTCAGAATTCGCCTAA
- a CDS encoding LysR family transcriptional regulator — protein MDKLRLLELFLATHDGGSFAAAAKVCDTDPSTVSKAIARLEAQLQLTLFQRSTRQLRTTTAGKHYADTVRKLLQDLGSCEDELRHLNDSPCGTLRINSAVCYGHLYVRPLLHAFCQRYPAIKLELEINDLHLDVIDNDIDIALRTGYVKDSRLIARRLSPMDFLVCASPHYLNTQGTPQHADDFHTHSWIGFRIKETQQLQPIFLPNRHGEYLAYELERRHITDDGEAMAYMCADGLGIAQLPHFLAKPGLDSGTLVSLYPCYRPPQPDNGVFMIYPKRDYLPAKVRVFTEFMTAALESMGENTHHTWAEKLTPLVEFPQR, from the coding sequence ATGGACAAACTGCGCTTATTAGAACTATTCCTGGCCACCCATGATGGCGGCAGTTTCGCCGCCGCCGCGAAGGTATGTGACACCGACCCTTCCACCGTCAGCAAAGCCATTGCCCGCCTGGAAGCTCAACTGCAACTCACACTGTTTCAACGCAGCACGCGGCAATTGCGTACCACCACGGCGGGAAAACACTATGCCGATACCGTACGCAAGCTGCTCCAAGACCTCGGCTCCTGCGAGGACGAACTGCGGCACCTGAATGACTCCCCCTGCGGCACCCTGCGCATCAACTCGGCGGTCTGCTACGGCCACCTCTATGTCCGCCCCCTGTTACACGCGTTCTGCCAGCGTTATCCCGCGATCAAGCTGGAACTTGAGATCAATGACCTGCACCTGGATGTCATCGACAACGACATTGATATCGCCCTGCGCACCGGCTACGTGAAAGACAGCCGCCTGATAGCCCGACGACTCAGCCCAATGGACTTTCTCGTCTGCGCCTCACCGCACTACCTCAACACGCAAGGCACACCGCAACACGCGGATGATTTCCACACGCACAGCTGGATTGGGTTTCGCATCAAAGAAACACAACAACTGCAGCCGATATTCTTGCCGAACCGACACGGCGAATACCTTGCTTATGAGCTAGAGCGCCGACATATCACGGATGATGGTGAGGCCATGGCATACATGTGTGCAGATGGCCTGGGCATTGCCCAGCTTCCGCACTTTCTGGCAAAGCCCGGCTTGGACAGTGGCACACTGGTCTCGCTTTATCCGTGCTACAGACCGCCACAGCCGGACAATGGCGTATTTATGATTTACCCCAAGCGCGATTACTTGCCCGCCAAAGTCAGAGTATTTACTGAATTTATGACCGCCGCGCTGGAGTCTATGGGGGAAAACACTCATCACACATGGGCAGAAAAATTAACGCCACTCGTTGAGTTTCCTCAGCGTTAA
- a CDS encoding SCO family protein yields MGRPLLALLLLGLGLLLGAVAAFVVPRPAAPQAIEWLSAPRSLASFRLESDRGAFTHQSLRGRWSIVLFGFMHCPDICPTGLTQMAGLAARLVELGDGAEIAFVFVSVDPQRDSVAEVGQFVRHFDASFRGVTGSEEQLLRLASRLGIQFAVSPEPDGYTVAHSLTFSIIDPQGRFVGRFRPGFAADHLARELSLRF; encoded by the coding sequence ATGGGTAGGCCGCTACTGGCTCTGTTGCTGCTCGGTTTGGGGCTGCTGTTGGGCGCAGTAGCCGCTTTTGTCGTCCCCCGTCCGGCTGCGCCGCAAGCGATTGAATGGCTGAGTGCACCCCGTAGCCTGGCGTCCTTCAGGCTTGAGTCTGATCGGGGGGCGTTTACCCATCAGTCTTTGCGGGGGCGCTGGAGCATTGTGTTGTTTGGCTTTATGCACTGCCCGGATATCTGCCCGACAGGGTTGACGCAGATGGCAGGCTTAGCTGCTCGTTTAGTCGAGCTGGGCGATGGCGCTGAGATTGCCTTTGTCTTTGTCTCGGTTGATCCGCAGCGCGATTCGGTGGCTGAGGTGGGGCAGTTTGTCAGGCACTTTGACGCGTCATTTCGTGGCGTGACGGGCAGCGAGGAACAATTGCTTCGGCTTGCCAGCAGGCTGGGTATTCAGTTTGCAGTCTCACCCGAGCCGGATGGCTATACGGTCGCTCATTCGCTGACCTTCTCAATTATTGATCCGCAAGGCCGCTTCGTTGGGCGTTTTCGGCCGGGGTTTGCTGCGGATCATCTGGCAAGAGAACTGAGCTTAAGATTTTGA